One genomic segment of Helianthus annuus cultivar XRQ/B chromosome 14, HanXRQr2.0-SUNRISE, whole genome shotgun sequence includes these proteins:
- the LOC110908131 gene encoding uncharacterized protein LOC110908131 isoform X1, whose translation MQLSYNKKTSPLILGFSIFSFRYRFTCLLRRRAPSLLTSHELKVKLQIQWSKRCIVKLQIQKMILQMAGNSIKSVAKAVGEYQYPWRDKLTKYKDELSKGVWGYWHLGAWKPLGISARRRARLRKEVLLAGEDWPYDPERKEMRTKRKGHKCDRISAEKRANTAELMKKMPQMLADYRKKKWEKKMNEEDTAAKKE comes from the exons ATGCAACTATCTTATAACAAGAAAACCTCCCCACTGATTCTAGGGTTTTCCATTTTCAGTTTTCGGTATCGATTCACCTGTCTTCTTCGCCGCCGTGCACCGTCGCTATTGACGTCTCATGAACTCA AAGTCAAGCTACAAATACAATGGTCCAAAAGGTGTATAGTCAAGCTACAAATACAAAAGATGATTTTG CAAATGGCTGGAAATTCAATCAAATCAGTTGCAAAAGCCGTTGGTGAATACCAGTACCCATGGAGGGATAAATTAACAAAATACAAAGACGAGCTGTCAAAGGGCGTTTGGGGCTATTGGCATCTGGGGGCATGGAAGCCGCTTGGGATTAGTGCTAGACGTAGGGCCCGCCTTCGTAAAGAAGTTTTGTTAGCCGGAGAAGATTGGCCTTATGATCCCGAAAGGAAAGAAATGCGGACAAAAAGAAAAGGACACAAATGTGATAGAATATCGGCTGAAAAACGAGCCAACACTGCCGAGTTGATGAAGAAAATGCCTCAAATGCTTGCGGATTACAGAAAGAAGAAGTGGGAGAAAAAGATGAACGAAGAGGACACTGCAGCTAAGAAAGAATAG
- the LOC110908131 gene encoding uncharacterized protein LOC110908131 isoform X2 yields MNSQMAGNSIKSVAKAVGEYQYPWRDKLTKYKDELSKGVWGYWHLGAWKPLGISARRRARLRKEVLLAGEDWPYDPERKEMRTKRKGHKCDRISAEKRANTAELMKKMPQMLADYRKKKWEKKMNEEDTAAKKE; encoded by the exons ATGAACTCA CAAATGGCTGGAAATTCAATCAAATCAGTTGCAAAAGCCGTTGGTGAATACCAGTACCCATGGAGGGATAAATTAACAAAATACAAAGACGAGCTGTCAAAGGGCGTTTGGGGCTATTGGCATCTGGGGGCATGGAAGCCGCTTGGGATTAGTGCTAGACGTAGGGCCCGCCTTCGTAAAGAAGTTTTGTTAGCCGGAGAAGATTGGCCTTATGATCCCGAAAGGAAAGAAATGCGGACAAAAAGAAAAGGACACAAATGTGATAGAATATCGGCTGAAAAACGAGCCAACACTGCCGAGTTGATGAAGAAAATGCCTCAAATGCTTGCGGATTACAGAAAGAAGAAGTGGGAGAAAAAGATGAACGAAGAGGACACTGCAGCTAAGAAAGAATAG
- the LOC110908131 gene encoding uncharacterized protein LOC110908131 isoform X3: protein MAGNSIKSVAKAVGEYQYPWRDKLTKYKDELSKGVWGYWHLGAWKPLGISARRRARLRKEVLLAGEDWPYDPERKEMRTKRKGHKCDRISAEKRANTAELMKKMPQMLADYRKKKWEKKMNEEDTAAKKE, encoded by the coding sequence ATGGCTGGAAATTCAATCAAATCAGTTGCAAAAGCCGTTGGTGAATACCAGTACCCATGGAGGGATAAATTAACAAAATACAAAGACGAGCTGTCAAAGGGCGTTTGGGGCTATTGGCATCTGGGGGCATGGAAGCCGCTTGGGATTAGTGCTAGACGTAGGGCCCGCCTTCGTAAAGAAGTTTTGTTAGCCGGAGAAGATTGGCCTTATGATCCCGAAAGGAAAGAAATGCGGACAAAAAGAAAAGGACACAAATGTGATAGAATATCGGCTGAAAAACGAGCCAACACTGCCGAGTTGATGAAGAAAATGCCTCAAATGCTTGCGGATTACAGAAAGAAGAAGTGGGAGAAAAAGATGAACGAAGAGGACACTGCAGCTAAGAAAGAATAG